In one Gemmatimonadaceae bacterium genomic region, the following are encoded:
- the feoB gene encoding ferrous iron transport protein B, translating into MSTSFVPHAGSGMPVEPGLRRIRVALVGNPNTGKSTLFNALTGMRQRVGNFAGVTVERVEGAVRGPAGEQITIVDVPGCYALSPASPDEEIALGVMRGTGGEPMPDVVVVVADALHLERNLYLVSQVLELGLPTVVALNQVDAAADAGVEVDAVALIHELGVPVIPTIATRGEGLDVLRKAMVAVLAQPAPVRPFPLPPDIADALAPLAEALMTRGAPAPIAAHDALRLLAVPRLESWYGASRDAIAPVVDEARIAVAAAGSNPRSLEAELRYGWSSAVVARTVINHNAGARTSSDRIDAVVLHRVWGPVLFVVVMALVFQGIFTWAQPLMTAVEWAVSRLGDAVGALLPEGDLRGLLVDGVIGGVGSVLVFLPQIAMLFLFIGILEDSGYMARAAYLMDRLMRRVGLHGKSFIPMISGFACAVPAIMATRTIEEPKDRLATIMVVPLMSCSARLPVYTLLIGAFVPPVAVLGGLFSLQGVTMLLMYVLGTVTALAVAAVFKRTLLRGPVRPMILEMPAYRLPNLRTLLQNVWHRAQLFLRRAGTVILSCSVLLWALATYPKSDAPAGMPAERAHELQLENSALGRVGKLIEPVVRPLGYDWKIGVSIAASFAAREVFVSTMGTIYGVGDADETSLALRDRLRSEVNPATGAPRYSPLVALGLMVFYVYALMCISTVAVTVREAGGGRIGWNWAAIQFAYMLGLAYFAALVVYQGGRMLGFR; encoded by the coding sequence GTGTCCACCTCATTTGTGCCACACGCCGGCAGCGGGATGCCGGTCGAGCCCGGGCTGCGCCGTATCCGCGTGGCGCTCGTCGGCAACCCGAACACGGGCAAGAGCACCCTCTTCAACGCACTGACGGGGATGCGGCAGCGGGTCGGCAACTTCGCCGGCGTCACCGTGGAGCGGGTGGAAGGCGCCGTGCGCGGGCCGGCGGGTGAACAGATCACCATCGTCGACGTCCCCGGCTGCTACGCGCTCTCGCCGGCGAGCCCCGACGAGGAGATCGCGCTCGGCGTGATGCGGGGCACCGGCGGTGAGCCGATGCCCGACGTGGTGGTGGTGGTGGCCGATGCACTCCACCTCGAGCGCAACCTCTACCTCGTGAGCCAGGTGCTGGAACTCGGCCTGCCGACGGTGGTGGCGCTGAATCAGGTCGACGCCGCCGCCGACGCGGGCGTCGAGGTGGATGCCGTCGCGCTGATCCACGAGCTGGGGGTGCCGGTCATCCCGACGATCGCCACCCGTGGCGAGGGGCTCGACGTGCTGCGGAAGGCGATGGTCGCAGTGCTGGCGCAGCCCGCTCCCGTGCGGCCGTTCCCGCTGCCGCCGGACATTGCCGACGCCCTCGCACCGCTGGCCGAGGCGCTGATGACGCGCGGGGCGCCGGCCCCGATCGCGGCCCACGATGCGCTGCGGCTGCTCGCCGTGCCGCGACTCGAATCGTGGTACGGTGCCTCGCGCGACGCGATCGCGCCGGTGGTGGACGAGGCGCGCATCGCCGTCGCGGCCGCCGGCAGCAATCCGCGCAGCCTGGAGGCGGAGCTGCGCTACGGCTGGAGCAGCGCGGTGGTGGCGCGCACGGTGATCAACCACAACGCCGGCGCCCGCACCAGCAGCGACCGGATCGATGCCGTGGTGCTCCACCGTGTGTGGGGACCGGTGCTGTTCGTGGTGGTGATGGCGCTCGTCTTCCAGGGCATCTTCACCTGGGCGCAGCCGCTGATGACGGCCGTGGAGTGGGCCGTGTCGCGGCTGGGCGATGCGGTCGGCGCGCTGCTGCCGGAGGGCGACCTGCGCGGCCTGCTGGTGGACGGCGTGATCGGCGGCGTGGGCAGCGTGCTCGTCTTCCTCCCGCAGATCGCGATGCTCTTCCTGTTCATCGGGATCCTCGAGGATAGTGGCTACATGGCGCGGGCGGCGTACCTCATGGACCGCCTGATGCGCCGCGTCGGCCTGCACGGCAAGAGCTTCATCCCGATGATCAGCGGCTTCGCGTGCGCCGTGCCGGCGATCATGGCCACCCGCACCATCGAGGAGCCGAAGGACCGCCTCGCGACCATCATGGTGGTGCCGCTGATGAGCTGCTCGGCACGGCTGCCGGTGTACACGCTGCTGATCGGCGCCTTCGTGCCGCCGGTGGCCGTGCTCGGCGGGCTGTTCAGCCTGCAGGGCGTGACGATGCTCCTGATGTACGTGCTCGGCACGGTCACGGCGCTGGCCGTGGCGGCGGTGTTCAAGCGCACCCTGCTGCGCGGACCCGTGCGGCCGATGATCCTCGAGATGCCGGCCTACCGGCTGCCGAACCTGCGCACGCTGCTGCAGAACGTCTGGCATCGCGCGCAGCTCTTCCTGCGGCGGGCGGGCACTGTGATCCTCAGCTGCAGCGTGTTGCTCTGGGCGCTGGCGACCTATCCGAAGAGCGACGCGCCGGCCGGCATGCCCGCCGAGCGTGCCCACGAACTCCAGCTCGAGAACTCCGCGCTCGGCCGCGTCGGGAAGCTGATCGAGCCGGTGGTGCGCCCGCTGGGCTACGACTGGAAGATCGGGGTGTCGATCGCGGCCAGCTTTGCGGCACGTGAGGTGTTCGTGAGCACGATGGGCACGATCTACGGTGTCGGCGACGCGGACGAGACGTCGCTCGCGCTGCGCGACCGGCTGCGCTCGGAGGTGAACCCGGCCACGGGCGCGCCACGGTACTCGCCGCTGGTGGCGCTGGGGCTCATGGTCTTCTACGTCTATGCCCTGATGTGCATCAGCACGGTGGCCGTGACGGTTCGCGAGGCGGGCGGCGGACGCATCGGGTGGAACTGGGCCGCGATCCAGTTCGCCTACATGCTCGGGCTTGCGTACTTCGCGGCCCTGGTGGTGTATCAGGGTGGACGCATGCTGGGATTCCGGTAG
- a CDS encoding ferrous iron transport protein A, with protein sequence MTSVALSIVDSAPAGAAPRAPLACRLGECRAGASATVVTLGCGENEACRLRELGLMEGSSVNIVDARHCMLLDVRGSRLALSPAITAGITVLPTR encoded by the coding sequence GTGACGTCTGTCGCCCTGTCGATCGTCGATTCCGCCCCCGCCGGTGCGGCGCCCCGTGCGCCCCTCGCGTGCCGGCTGGGCGAGTGCCGGGCGGGTGCGTCGGCGACCGTCGTCACGCTCGGGTGTGGGGAGAACGAGGCGTGCCGCCTCCGCGAACTCGGCCTCATGGAAGGCTCGAGCGTCAACATCGTGGATGCCCGGCACTGCATGCTCCTCGACGTGCGCGGTTCGCGGCTGGCCCTGAGCCCCGCCATCACCGCCGGCATCACCGTCCTTCCGACGCGCTGA
- a CDS encoding holo-ACP synthase, producing the protein MIAGIGIDLADIDRIERLLARHPERARARLFTAGERAYCDRRGAPARHFAARFAAKEAAYKALAGSEDARHIHWQEIEVANSPLDGRPLLRLHGRAARRATELGVLTIHVTLTHSDAVAAAVVVLERPDS; encoded by the coding sequence GTGATCGCCGGGATCGGGATCGACCTCGCCGACATCGACCGGATCGAGCGCCTGCTGGCGCGCCACCCGGAACGGGCCCGGGCCCGCCTGTTCACGGCGGGCGAGCGCGCCTACTGCGACCGGCGGGGGGCTCCGGCCCGGCATTTCGCGGCACGGTTCGCGGCCAAGGAGGCCGCCTACAAGGCGCTGGCGGGCAGCGAGGACGCCCGCCACATCCACTGGCAGGAGATCGAGGTGGCGAACTCACCGCTCGACGGGCGGCCGCTCCTCCGCCTGCATGGCCGGGCGGCCCGGCGGGCGACGGAGCTGGGGGTCCTGACGATCCATGTGACGCTGACCCACTCCGACGCCGTGGCGGCCGCAGTGGTGGTGCTCGAACGCCCGGACTCTTGA
- a CDS encoding haloacid dehalogenase-like hydrolase, which produces MTVLVLFDIDGTMLLAHGAGRRSVHQAMTDVFGATGPQHHPFDGKTDPQIVRELGTLAGITPDVIDARMDAALERYFGYLEADITGTPETVELLPGVHDLLAALEAREDVMLGLLTGNIVAGAALKLRAVDIAPERFVVGAFGSDAASRPALPAIAQQRASARIGSELPGSRIVIIGDTPHDLTCGREIGARAIGVETGRFSAADLHPYAPLAVFANLTETATVVDTILSVRQERAA; this is translated from the coding sequence ATGACCGTCCTCGTCCTGTTCGACATCGATGGCACGATGCTGCTGGCGCATGGCGCCGGCCGGCGCAGCGTGCACCAGGCCATGACCGACGTGTTCGGGGCCACCGGACCGCAGCACCACCCGTTCGACGGCAAGACGGATCCGCAGATCGTGCGCGAGCTTGGCACCCTCGCCGGCATCACCCCTGACGTCATCGACGCACGGATGGATGCAGCCCTCGAGCGCTACTTCGGCTACCTCGAGGCCGACATCACCGGCACACCCGAGACGGTGGAACTGCTGCCGGGAGTGCATGACCTGCTCGCCGCGCTCGAGGCCCGCGAGGACGTGATGCTCGGCCTCCTCACGGGCAACATCGTCGCCGGCGCCGCCCTCAAGCTGCGCGCGGTCGACATCGCGCCCGAGCGGTTCGTGGTGGGGGCGTTCGGCTCCGACGCGGCATCACGGCCCGCCCTGCCTGCCATTGCGCAGCAGCGCGCCTCGGCGCGGATCGGCAGTGAGCTGCCGGGATCCCGGATCGTGATCATCGGCGACACGCCGCACGACCTCACCTGCGGCCGCGAGATCGGCGCCCGCGCCATCGGGGTCGAGACGGGGCGCTTCTCCGCCGCCGACCTGCATCCGTACGCCCCGCTGGCGGTCTTCGCGAACCTCACCGAGACGGCCACCGTGGTGGACACGATCCTGAGCGTGCGGCAGGAGCGCGCCGCCTGA
- a CDS encoding DMT family transporter has product MSATVASAPVTPPAAAVVTPEPAGFGVIDLLLLLMAAIWGANFFAVQYGTAHMPGLSFNTSRMALGAIAMLAIALLTVRDPWPGRADTIRLLVFGALGNGIYQWLFVMGLSRARGGSASLILAASPAALALLGWATRTERLTRFLVGGVILSVAGVAMVMLGDNVVAQTGGSWMGSVYLMAAMLSWSVYATLLRPLTQRVNGLHLTLITLIGGLVPLLGLTGPDLLATDWGALQAGTWAAMAYSGLGAIVVAYLIYYHGLKKIGATRTSLYANLQPFVAILVAWQFQGDRPTFWQIMGFLSITGGLLLARRKA; this is encoded by the coding sequence ATGTCCGCCACCGTCGCCTCCGCACCCGTCACGCCGCCCGCCGCAGCCGTCGTGACGCCGGAGCCGGCCGGCTTCGGCGTGATCGACCTGCTGCTGCTGCTGATGGCCGCCATCTGGGGGGCGAACTTCTTCGCCGTGCAGTACGGCACCGCCCACATGCCGGGGCTGTCATTCAACACCTCGCGGATGGCGCTTGGAGCGATCGCGATGCTCGCGATCGCGCTGCTGACGGTCCGCGACCCCTGGCCCGGCCGCGCCGACACCATCCGTTTGCTGGTGTTCGGCGCGCTCGGCAACGGGATCTATCAGTGGCTGTTCGTCATGGGCCTCTCGCGGGCCCGTGGCGGATCGGCATCCCTGATCCTGGCGGCGTCTCCCGCCGCGCTGGCGCTCCTTGGCTGGGCCACGCGGACGGAACGGCTCACGCGGTTCCTGGTGGGCGGCGTGATCCTCTCCGTGGCCGGTGTGGCGATGGTGATGCTCGGCGACAACGTCGTCGCGCAGACCGGCGGCAGCTGGATGGGCAGCGTCTACCTGATGGCCGCGATGCTGAGCTGGTCGGTCTACGCCACCCTCCTGCGGCCGCTGACCCAGCGCGTGAACGGGCTGCACCTGACGCTGATCACGCTGATCGGCGGGCTGGTCCCCCTGCTCGGGCTCACCGGTCCCGATCTCCTCGCCACCGACTGGGGTGCGCTGCAGGCCGGCACCTGGGCGGCGATGGCATACTCGGGGCTGGGCGCGATCGTCGTCGCGTACCTGATCTACTACCATGGACTGAAGAAGATCGGGGCCACCAGGACCTCGCTGTACGCGAACCTGCAGCCCTTCGTGGCCATTCTGGTGGCATGGCAGTTCCAGGGCGACCGTCCAACCTTCTGGCAGATCATGGGATTCCTCTCCATCACCGGCGGCCTCCTGCTCGCGCGGCGCAAGGCATGA
- a CDS encoding C40 family peptidase translates to MSSDIIGHAFVRSAIAPLFAEGRVSSAQVSQRLAGHPVYVLESRDDHWHRVRGMDAYEGWMHDGYFMRLVDESPVIATTSEDFALTYVPRVSMGVIARSERHGLRALPLGAWLDLDEEIVDGDVVPLNRMEEHFATAPDAIAQSAVEWFEGTSYQWGGITPWGADCSGFVQTIYGVHGVPLPRDAHQQALAGEAVARTALQPADLLFFSDREDGRITHVGVALAGDRLAHIALGRGGFALEWLGDLDDAYVATLNARFVSARRVV, encoded by the coding sequence ATGAGCAGCGACATCATCGGCCACGCCTTCGTGCGCAGCGCCATCGCGCCGCTCTTCGCGGAGGGGCGCGTGTCGTCGGCCCAGGTGTCGCAGCGGCTCGCGGGGCATCCCGTCTACGTGCTCGAGTCGCGCGACGACCACTGGCACCGGGTGCGCGGCATGGACGCCTACGAGGGCTGGATGCACGACGGGTACTTCATGCGCCTGGTGGACGAGTCGCCCGTGATCGCGACCACGTCGGAGGACTTCGCGCTGACCTACGTGCCGCGCGTCTCGATGGGCGTGATCGCGCGCAGCGAGCGCCACGGCCTGCGCGCGCTGCCGCTGGGCGCCTGGCTCGACCTCGACGAGGAGATCGTCGACGGGGATGTCGTGCCGCTGAACCGGATGGAGGAGCACTTCGCCACCGCGCCGGACGCCATCGCGCAGTCGGCGGTGGAGTGGTTCGAGGGAACGTCCTACCAGTGGGGCGGCATCACGCCATGGGGCGCGGATTGCAGCGGCTTCGTCCAGACGATCTACGGTGTGCACGGCGTGCCGCTGCCGCGGGACGCGCACCAGCAGGCCCTGGCCGGCGAGGCGGTCGCGCGCACGGCGCTCCAGCCCGCCGACCTGCTCTTCTTCTCGGACCGCGAGGACGGCCGCATCACCCACGTCGGCGTCGCCCTTGCCGGCGACCGCCTCGCGCACATCGCGCTCGGGCGCGGCGGCTTCGCGCTGGAGTGGCTGGGTGACCTCGACGACGCCTACGTCGCGACGCTGAACGCGCGGTTCGTCAGCGCACGCCGGGTGGTGTAG
- a CDS encoding sigma 54-interacting transcriptional regulator, with protein sequence MRDTVPLPLTGTSTTMRALAARDGELRRDTTRPVLIAGARGLGKHHLARGIHAGSEHRNLPLLELDARHAAAGDLHQLVTGAPDGTTLLLRHVDRLPLAAQQELEERTRQRGRIVRLLATTTADIVALVNAGAFSESLYYRLHAWPMLLPALAAREAGDLLALASAILAQTADGDPGLPVSCDPAAESLLSTRPWDENLRELEATLALAQMRARGQAHIGAAHLAPTAADGDVPPATATLAEVERWHLLRALALCRGNRTHAARQLGISRMTLITRLKQAGATAMEAS encoded by the coding sequence GTGCGCGACACCGTCCCGCTGCCGCTGACCGGCACGAGCACCACCATGCGCGCCCTCGCGGCGCGAGACGGCGAGCTGCGCCGCGACACCACCCGGCCGGTGCTCATCGCGGGCGCGCGCGGCCTGGGCAAGCACCACCTGGCGCGCGGCATCCACGCCGGCTCGGAGCACCGCAACCTCCCGCTGCTCGAGCTCGACGCGCGGCACGCCGCCGCCGGCGACCTCCACCAGCTGGTGACCGGCGCACCGGACGGCACCACGCTGCTGCTGCGCCATGTCGACCGGCTTCCGCTCGCGGCGCAGCAGGAGCTCGAGGAGCGCACCCGCCAGCGCGGGCGCATCGTGCGCCTGCTCGCCACCACCACGGCCGACATCGTCGCGCTGGTGAATGCCGGTGCCTTCAGCGAGTCGCTCTACTACCGCCTCCACGCCTGGCCGATGCTGCTCCCGGCCCTCGCCGCCCGCGAGGCCGGCGACCTGCTGGCCCTCGCGTCGGCGATCCTCGCGCAGACGGCCGACGGCGATCCCGGGCTGCCGGTGTCCTGCGATCCCGCGGCGGAATCGCTGCTCTCCACCCGCCCGTGGGACGAGAACCTGCGCGAGCTGGAGGCGACGCTGGCCCTCGCGCAGATGCGTGCGCGCGGGCAGGCGCACATCGGCGCCGCGCACCTGGCGCCGACCGCCGCCGATGGCGACGTGCCGCCGGCAACCGCCACGCTCGCCGAGGTGGAGCGCTGGCACCTGCTGCGCGCACTGGCGCTCTGCCGGGGCAACCGCACCCACGCGGCGCGGCAGCTCGGCATCAGCCGCATGACACTGATCACTCGCCTGAAGCAGGCCGGCGCGACCGCGATGGAGGCGTCCTGA
- a CDS encoding translocation/assembly module TamB gives MIRRRRLVLASGLITVLLMAIGAVGSVLFVTGTDMGRGWVRRVVVQQMAPVVKGRLHLGTISGPILTGLTIDSIEIADSAGVPLLAVGRTTMRWDPRDFLDRRILVQRLITDNVFVQVIKYKDGDWNYKHIFADAFRKDRKPKPKAKGGFGEFIVLDSVSLTRGTFFLTMPWTPADSLTGVRRDSAIAVNLARTNAQIRRGPRGFVRTWKWEEGHLELSHVRMAHPDTVARLFRVTDMDVAEFDPPFRFSNIRGDVRWQGDSIWLALPHFELPASEGSATGKVVWGSDLPERYDIAIRGSKVAMNDIHWLTETFPTQGGGTMDLHIRNDPANLRVLTYAISNMDARSHDSHLRGRMTWGVGGPVVTLTDVDLRAEPLDFALLRQFNGIPFPYPWRGQFTGTVKAKGGPLHRFDVDELKFTFRDANVPGATSAGSGRGQVDILYPAFTRFRGFDLELTRGDLRTPRFLNPEFAEVNGFVRGRARLDSLWYDVRVRDMDIFHDDGSNTPLSHVTGGGRMTLEPKYVLYDMQLNAEPLSLSMLGNSYPLMPLRGTYTGPITVKGTIAALTVTGQLTGDGGTLSGSGIVDIEPAGYAIRGQAAFGRMDLRTLLEKPTLPVTQLNGLLDLDLRGDSLANLDGTAGIALDRSRADRLRLDEGRARFSFRDGIAHLDTLGILSPSFSLIARGGIGLRADRSDSLSLRLTADSLGGLRPYLSTASVESPDSLGGTATLRAQLAGWLDSVTVRASLSGRDLLSGRMMASAADLTASGSWVRGLPRGALRFTSDSVALGPARFTTVTATGAFSSARDGQFSIDARADSGVHAGIAARLRGAGDSAVATIDQLFAGGPNTRWSLLHPAVISRARGITAIDSLVLGDTGVARVRLWARVPQADSISMVLDGAQIPLRDIAWVTRRERTMTGVLEGRLQVKGMREAPTASLVARASAITVGTTEIGDARVDGTYADSSFRAEVSLSEHNRATSLLSARVALPVTATMDAFPSLQQDAPLSGSLLLRNTPLALFEAATSAISDASGTLAGELQLRGTVREPRLDGSVTMVEGASYFAPLGVRMVGMNGELRFAGDNLSLPRLTVSGAGTRGGSAILSGRIGFASLTDPSFDLAIQSSNLRIFDRPRIATLAVSTDAGGLQIRGTQRGSVLTGTVTIPAGDITIPELGVAKNLVSIDDPEFYTLIDTTTTQGRSLLAAAPSPLLRNLEVRDVRLVMGNNVWLRSAEANIKLAGDVGVTLGRARQDSARVQLALDGTLLAERGTYRLNLGFGAVQRTFELERGTLKFFGEPELNPTLDIQAVNIVRQYTRQDRDIPVRMTIGGTLVAPTLKLGSGDPTLVLSESDAISYLFTGRPSFAVTTAADQYSSQAYSVLLPTIGSYFGDRVARALGFDQFQIQTAGGVSGQEFGATSVLASTRLGGGVQIGGRTFVSATVGLCQLFGTGQVSSSQPFVNSIGAKLEYRFSTSLSASVGREPPTSLLQCNNVNARNFVPTPQQWGLDITRKWEY, from the coding sequence ATGATCCGCCGCCGACGCCTGGTGCTGGCCTCGGGCCTCATCACCGTGCTGCTGATGGCGATCGGCGCGGTGGGCTCGGTGCTGTTCGTGACCGGCACCGACATGGGGCGCGGCTGGGTGCGGCGGGTCGTGGTGCAGCAGATGGCCCCGGTGGTGAAGGGCCGGCTCCACCTGGGGACGATCAGCGGCCCGATCCTGACCGGGCTCACCATCGACTCGATCGAGATTGCCGACAGCGCCGGCGTGCCGCTGCTGGCCGTCGGCCGCACCACGATGCGCTGGGACCCGCGTGACTTCCTCGACCGCCGCATCCTCGTCCAGCGGCTGATCACCGACAACGTCTTCGTCCAGGTCATCAAGTACAAGGACGGGGACTGGAACTACAAGCACATCTTCGCCGACGCCTTCCGGAAGGACCGGAAGCCGAAGCCGAAGGCGAAGGGCGGGTTCGGCGAGTTCATCGTCCTCGACTCGGTGTCGCTGACGCGCGGGACGTTCTTCCTGACGATGCCGTGGACGCCCGCCGACTCGCTCACGGGGGTGCGGCGCGACAGCGCGATCGCCGTCAACCTCGCGCGCACCAACGCGCAGATCCGCCGCGGGCCGCGCGGGTTCGTGCGCACCTGGAAGTGGGAGGAGGGGCACCTCGAGCTGTCGCACGTGCGCATGGCGCACCCCGACACGGTCGCCCGGCTGTTCCGCGTCACCGACATGGACGTGGCCGAGTTCGACCCGCCGTTCCGGTTCAGCAACATCCGCGGCGACGTGCGCTGGCAGGGTGACTCGATCTGGCTGGCACTGCCGCACTTCGAGTTGCCGGCCTCCGAGGGGTCTGCGACAGGGAAGGTCGTGTGGGGCAGCGACCTGCCCGAGCGATACGACATCGCGATCCGCGGCTCGAAGGTCGCGATGAACGACATCCACTGGCTCACCGAGACGTTCCCGACGCAGGGCGGCGGCACGATGGACCTGCACATCCGCAACGACCCGGCGAACCTGCGCGTGCTGACGTACGCCATCAGCAACATGGATGCGCGCAGCCACGACTCGCACCTGCGCGGCCGCATGACCTGGGGGGTGGGTGGCCCGGTGGTGACGCTCACCGACGTGGATCTGCGCGCCGAGCCGCTCGACTTCGCGCTGCTGCGCCAGTTCAACGGCATCCCGTTCCCGTACCCCTGGCGCGGCCAGTTCACCGGCACCGTGAAGGCGAAGGGCGGCCCGCTGCACCGCTTCGACGTGGACGAGCTGAAGTTCACCTTCCGTGACGCGAACGTGCCGGGCGCCACCAGCGCCGGCAGCGGTCGCGGGCAGGTGGACATCCTCTACCCGGCGTTCACGCGATTCCGCGGCTTCGACCTCGAGCTCACCCGCGGCGACCTGCGCACCCCGCGCTTCCTGAACCCCGAGTTCGCCGAGGTGAACGGGTTCGTGCGCGGCCGGGCGCGGCTCGACTCGCTCTGGTACGACGTCCGCGTGCGCGACATGGACATTTTCCACGACGACGGCAGCAACACGCCGCTGTCGCACGTCACCGGCGGTGGCCGGATGACGCTCGAGCCGAAGTACGTGCTGTACGACATGCAGCTCAATGCCGAGCCGCTCTCGCTCAGCATGCTGGGCAACTCCTACCCGCTGATGCCGCTGCGCGGCACCTACACCGGCCCGATCACGGTGAAGGGCACCATCGCGGCGCTGACGGTGACGGGGCAGCTCACCGGGGACGGCGGCACGCTCTCGGGCAGCGGCATCGTGGACATCGAGCCGGCCGGCTACGCCATCCGCGGCCAGGCGGCCTTCGGCCGGATGGACCTGCGCACGCTGCTGGAGAAGCCCACCCTGCCGGTCACGCAGCTCAACGGCCTGCTGGACCTCGACCTGCGCGGTGACTCGCTCGCGAACCTCGACGGCACCGCGGGCATCGCCCTCGACCGGTCGCGTGCCGACCGCCTGCGCCTGGACGAGGGGCGGGCGCGGTTCTCGTTCCGCGACGGCATCGCGCACCTGGACACCCTCGGCATCCTGTCGCCGTCGTTCTCGCTCATCGCGCGCGGCGGCATCGGCCTGCGTGCCGACCGCAGCGACTCGCTGTCGCTGCGCCTCACCGCCGATTCGCTGGGCGGGCTCCGGCCGTACCTGAGCACGGCGTCCGTCGAGTCGCCCGACTCGCTCGGCGGCACCGCCACCCTGCGCGCACAGCTCGCCGGCTGGCTGGACTCGGTCACCGTCCGCGCGTCGCTGTCGGGGCGCGACCTGCTGAGCGGCCGCATGATGGCGTCAGCCGCCGACCTCACGGCGTCGGGGTCGTGGGTACGTGGCCTGCCACGTGGAGCGCTGCGCTTCACCTCCGACTCGGTGGCGCTCGGGCCGGCGCGCTTCACCACGGTGACGGCCACCGGCGCATTCAGCTCCGCGCGCGACGGGCAGTTTTCCATCGACGCGCGGGCCGACAGTGGCGTGCATGCGGGCATCGCGGCGCGCCTGCGCGGTGCCGGCGACTCGGCCGTCGCAACGATCGACCAGCTCTTCGCGGGCGGGCCGAACACGCGCTGGTCGCTGCTGCACCCGGCCGTCATCTCGCGGGCCCGTGGCATCACCGCCATCGACTCGCTGGTCCTCGGCGACACCGGGGTCGCACGGGTGCGGCTCTGGGCGCGCGTACCGCAGGCCGACAGCATCTCGATGGTGCTGGACGGTGCGCAGATCCCGCTGCGCGACATCGCGTGGGTCACGCGCCGCGAGCGGACGATGACCGGCGTGCTCGAGGGGCGCCTGCAGGTGAAGGGGATGCGCGAGGCCCCCACGGCGTCACTCGTCGCACGTGCCAGTGCGATCACCGTCGGCACCACCGAGATCGGTGATGCGCGCGTGGACGGCACCTACGCCGACAGCAGCTTCCGCGCCGAGGTCTCGCTCAGCGAGCACAATCGCGCCACGTCACTGCTCTCGGCGCGGGTGGCGCTGCCGGTGACGGCCACCATGGATGCCTTCCCGTCGCTGCAGCAGGACGCCCCCCTCAGCGGCTCGCTGCTGCTGCGCAACACGCCGCTGGCGCTGTTCGAGGCCGCGACGTCGGCGATCTCGGATGCCAGCGGCACGCTGGCCGGGGAGCTGCAGCTGCGCGGCACGGTGCGCGAGCCGCGCCTGGACGGCAGCGTGACCATGGTCGAGGGGGCCAGCTACTTCGCCCCGCTCGGCGTGCGCATGGTGGGGATGAACGGCGAGCTGCGCTTCGCCGGGGACAACCTCTCGCTGCCGCGCCTGACCGTGAGTGGCGCCGGCACCCGCGGGGGCAGCGCGATCCTGAGCGGCCGCATCGGCTTCGCGTCGCTCACGGACCCGTCGTTCGACCTCGCGATCCAGTCCAGCAACCTCCGCATCTTCGACCGGCCGCGCATCGCCACGCTGGCCGTGTCCACTGACGCGGGCGGGCTGCAGATCCGCGGCACCCAGCGCGGCTCGGTGCTGACCGGCACCGTCACGATCCCCGCCGGCGACATCACCATCCCGGAACTGGGGGTGGCCAAGAACCTGGTCTCGATCGACGACCCGGAGTTCTACACGCTGATCGACACCACCACCACGCAGGGGCGCTCGCTGCTGGCGGCCGCCCCGTCGCCGCTGCTGCGCAACCTCGAGGTGCGCGACGTGCGACTGGTGATGGGCAACAACGTGTGGCTGCGCTCCGCCGAGGCGAACATCAAGCTGGCCGGCGACGTGGGTGTCACGCTCGGCCGCGCGCGGCAGGACAGCGCCCGCGTGCAGCTCGCGCTCGACGGCACGCTGCTGGCCGAGCGCGGCACCTATCGGCTCAACCTCGGCTTCGGCGCGGTGCAGCGCACCTTCGAGCTCGAGCGCGGCACGCTCAAGTTCTTCGGCGAGCCCGAGCTGAACCCCACGCTCGACATCCAGGCCGTGAACATCGTGCGGCAGTACACCCGCCAGGACCGCGACATCCCCGTGCGCATGACCATCGGCGGCACGCTGGTCGCGCCGACACTCAAGCTGGGCAGCGGCGACCCCACGCTGGTGCTCTCCGAGTCGGATGCCATCAGCTACCTGTTCACCGGACGCCCGAGCTTTGCCGTGACCACCGCCGCCGACCAGTACTCGTCGCAGGCCTACAGCGTGCTCCTGCCGACCATCGGCAGCTACTTCGGCGACCGTGTGGCGCGTGCGCTCGGCTTCGACCAGTTCCAGATCCAGACCGCCGGCGGCGTGAGCGGGCAGGAGTTCGGCGCGACCTCGGTGCTCGCCAGCACGCGCCTCGGTGGCGGCGTGCAGATCGGCGGCCGTACGTTCGTGAGTGCGACCGTCGGCCTGTGCCAGCTCTTCGGCACCGGCCAGGTGAGCAGCAGCCAGCCGTTCGTGAACTCGATCGGGGCGAAGCTGGAGTATCGCTTCAGCACATCGCTGTCGGCCTCGGTGGGTCGTGAGCCGCCCACCAGCCTCCTGCAGTGCAACAACGTGAACGCCCGCAACTTCGTCCCGACGCCGCAGCAATGGGGCCTCGACATCACGCGGAAGTGGGAGTACTGA